A genomic stretch from Setaria italica strain Yugu1 chromosome VII, Setaria_italica_v2.0, whole genome shotgun sequence includes:
- the LOC101759954 gene encoding G-type lectin S-receptor-like serine/threonine-protein kinase At2g19130 — protein sequence MRLLILLVLALHLSSHHTPAISAARSTEALFPGQSLATGDKLVSGNGKFALGFFQLAGAGSTTDSRWYLGIWFNKIPNFTPVWVAYREEPLTDPSSSELSFSDDGNLVLFDRATNSTIWSSQANATATTNATVLVLLDTGNLVLRRRSAAANASSSGALWQSFDHPTDTLLPDATIGLDRVTGRTRRLVSRKNMFDQSPGAYSMELGLAGVVRLLWNSSVPYWSSGDWDERYQYFSSVPGMTVRHLFEFTFVDDGREVSFAYHLRDEADTVYSFLDVSGQRKVLLWHESSQEWWTIYPHPELQCDVHATCGPFAVCTDGATSPCSCMRGFSVAAPDDWELGDRTAGCKRDIPLDCGGSGSSVAGLADRFYAVAAVSLPYDRRSVGGHVASAAECEQACLSTCSCSAYSFGSSGCNVWHGELFNVKHLQFAVADAAADDGEVLYLRLAAKEFQTRKKNRGMVIGVAIATGIAALSLVALILLLMAMARRNRRNFHTLNSLHGDSGLIAFRYRDLQRATRDFSDKIGAGGFGSVFKGSLDNSTTIAVKRLNGSYRVEKQFRAEVSSIGILQHTNLVRMAGFCCERGRRLLVYEHMPNLSLDVHLFRSDAAAAALSWSTRYRIAVGVARGLAYLHESCRDCVIHCDVKPQNILLDGSFGPKIADFGMAKLMARDLSRVLTTARGTVGYLAPEWIGGMAITPKVDVYAYGMVLLEIVSGRMNSQEECGGGGGGDDDDDVVYFPVLAARKLLEGDVMSLVDRRLRGDAVVEEVERACKVACWCIQDSEVDRPTMGKVVQILEGLVEVEMPPVPRLLTAIAGRSHSACT from the coding sequence ATGCGTCTCCTCATCCTGCTGGTACTAGCACTACATCTCTCCAGCCACCACACTCCCGCAATCTCTGCAGCCAGAAGCACGGAGGCACTCTTCCCCGGCCAGTCCCTCGCCACCGGCGACAAGCTCGTCTCCGGCAACGGCAAGTTCGCGCTCGGCTTCttccagctcgccggcgccggcagcaccactGATAGCCGCTGGTATCTTGGCATATGGTTCAATAAGATCCCCAATTTCACTCCCGTGTGGGTAGCATACAGGGAGGAGCCATTGACGGACCCAAGCTCATCCGAGCTCTCCTTCTCCGATGACGGCAACCTCGTCCTGTTCGACAGGGCCACCAACTCCACCATCTGGTCCAGCCAAGCCAACGCGACGGCGACAACCAACGCCACCGTGCTCGTGCTCCTGGACACCGGGAACCTCGTCCTGCGCCGGCGCTCGGCCGCCGCCAACGCGTCATCATCCGGCgcgctgtggcagagcttcgaTCACCCGACGGACACCCTCCTCCCCGACGCGACGATCGGGCTCGACAGGGTCACCGGCCGCACCCGCCGCCTCGTCTCGAGGAAGAACATGTTCGACCAGTCCCCGGGCGCGTACTCCATGGagctcggcctcgccggcgtcgtccGGCTGCTGTGGAACTCGTCCGTGCCGTACTGGTCCAGCGGGGACTGGGACGAGCGGTACCAGTACTTCAGCTCGGTGCCGGGGATGACGGTGCGCCACCTGTTCGAATTCACCTTCGTCGACGACGGCCGGGAGGTGTCCTTCGCGTACCACCTGCGCGATGAGGCCGACACCGTGTACAGCTTCCTCGACGTGTCCGGGCAGAGGAAGGTCCTCCTCTGGCATGAGAGTTCGCAGGAATGGTGGACAATCTACCCGCACCCGGAGCTCCAGTGCGACGTGCACGCCACCTGCGGACCCTTCGCGGTCTGCACCGACGGCGCGACCTCGCCGTGCAGCTGCATGAGGGGATTCTCCGTGGCGGCGCCTGATGACTGGGAGCTCGGTGACAGAACGGCCGGGTGCAAGAGGGACATTCCCCTGGATTGCGGTGGCAGCGGCAGTAGTGTCGCCGGACTGGCAGACAGGTTCTACGCCGTGGCAGCCGTGAGCTTGCCGTATGATCGACGGAGCGTTGGAGGACACGTCGCAAGCGCAGCTGAATGCGAGCAGGCTTGTCTGAGCACCTGCTCTTGTTCTGCTTATTCCTTCGGTAGCAGCGGTTGCAATGTGTGGCATGGTGAGCTGTTTAATGTGAAGCACCTGCAGTTTGCTGTTGCTGATGCCGCCGCTGATGACGGCGAAGTTCTTTACCTTCGCCTCGCTGCGAAGGAGTTTCAGACAAGGAAGAAGAACAGGGGGATGGTCATTGGAGTCGCCATCGCAACTGGTATTGCCGCTTTGAGTCTCGTAGCGCTCATCTTGCTCCTGATGGCGATGGCAAGAAGGAACAGAAGGAATTTTCACACGTTGAACAGTTTACACGGTGACAGTGGGCTGATCGCGTTCAGATACAGAGATCTCCAGAGAGCGACTAGGGATTTTTCAGACAAGATTGGAGCCGGGGGGTTCGGTTCCGTGTTCAAGGGATCGTTAGACAATTCCACGACCATCGCCGTCAAGAGGCTCAACGGCTCCTACCGAGTGGAGAAGCAGTTCAGGGCGGAGGTGAGCTCCATCGGCATCCTCCAGCACACAAACCTGGTCAGGATGGCCGGCTTCTGCTGCGAGCGCGGCAGGAGGCTGCTGGTCTACGAGCACATGCCCAACCTCTCCCTCGACGTCCACCTCTTCCggagcgacgccgccgccgccgccctgagCTGGAGCACCAGGTACCGGATCGCGGTCGGCGTCGCGCGGGGCCTGGCGTACCTGCACGAGAGCTGCCGGGACTGCGTCATCCACTGCGACGTCAAGCCGCAGAACATACTCCTCGACGGATCGTTCGGGCCGAAGATCGCCGACTTCGGGATGGCGAAGCTCATGGCGAGGGATTTGAGCCGGGTGCTGACCACGGCCAGGGGAACCGTCGGGTACCTCGCGCCGGAGTGGATCGGCGGGATGGCCATCACGCCCAAGGTCGACGTGTACGCCTACGGGATGGTGCTGCTGGAGATCGTGTCCGGGAGGATGAACTCGCAGGaggagtgcggcggcggcggcggtggggacgacgacgacgatgttgTCTACTTCCCGGTCCTGGCCGCGCGAAAGCTTCTGGAGGGGGATGTGATGAGCCTCGTGGATCGAAGGCTGCGCGGCGAcgccgtcgtcgaggaggtggagagggcgTGCAAGGTGGCCTGCTGGTGCATTCAGGACAGCGAAGTTGATCGGCCGACGATGGGGAAGGTGGTCCAGATTCTCGAAGGTCTGGTTGAGGTCGAGATGCCTCCGGTGCCGAGGTTGCTCACGGCTATCGCGGGGAGATCCCATTCGGCCTGCACGTAG
- the LOC101760362 gene encoding G-type lectin S-receptor-like serine/threonine-protein kinase At2g19130, protein MLLVLLLFVLIFSPLHAASARDTISPGETLGGSDVIVSSNGKYALGFFKTGSESSGNTSNYWYLGIWINRVPTMTTVWVANEDAPIADLTTAVLTISLDGNLVVLNHVSKSIIWTTQANVTTNNTVATLSDGGNLILQKSLDLTDVLWQSFDHPTNSLLPGAKLGRDKVTGLNRRLVSRKNWVDQAPGAYSLELDPTGAAQFILVELNSGVTYWSSGVWNGRFFNSIPDMGAYSEFVNNSREVYLTTPLQDVTMAMHLSLEVSGQLKAYVWYEQLQDWVTSAVQPKSQCDVYAICGPYTICDDNVIPSCNCMKGFSIKSLKDWELGDRTGGCIRNKPLDYCSNNKATGSRDGFYNIPCFRLPQNAQSTTVIASEGECAQACLSNCSCTAYSFGDYGCYVWHDELLNVKQQQYSDLTSTKVEFLKVRLAAKELNSWENHRREMLVWVVTSATVALFGLVLLLIIWRNRKIQYFRKFNGVQGGNGIVAFRYIDLKHATKSFSIKLGSGGFGSVYKGFLADSTAIAVKMLDGFRQGEKQFRAEVSSIGIIHHVNLVKLIGFCCEGNKRLLVYEYLPYHSLDVHVFQRSVTFLNWKTRYQVALGVARGLAYLHESCRECIIHCDIKPQNILLDASFTPKIADFGMAKFMQRDSSRALTTMRGTIGYLAPEWLSGVAITTKIDVYSYGMVLLEIISGRRNTSEQCTSCADNDVYFPLQVANNLLKGDVQVLVDPKLCGDFSLEEVERVCKIACWCIQDKDSDRPAMGEVVQFLDGLREVDVPPLPKILQAVAGSPPLLNNM, encoded by the coding sequence ATGCTTCTCGTCCTACTGCTCTTTGTGCTCATCTTCTCCCCGCTACACGCTGCTTCTGCAAGGGACACCATCTCCCCCGGCGAAACCCTCGGTGGCAGCGACGTGATCGTCTCCAGCAACGGCAAGTACGCGCTCGGCTTCTTCAAAACCGGCAGTGAGTCTTCTGGCAACACCTCCAACTACTGGTATTTAGGCATATGGATCAACAGAGTCCCCACCATGACTACGGTGTGGGTCGCAAACGAGGATGCTCCGATTGCTGATCTGACGACGGCAGTGCTCACAATCTCCTTAGATGGCAACCTTGTCGTCCTTAACCATGTCTCCAAATCCATCATCTGGACCACCCAAGCCAACGTCACAACCAACAACACGGTAGCAACGCTGTCAGACGGCGGGAACCTCATCCTACAGAAATCTTTGGACCTCACAGATGTCCTATGGCAAAGCTTCGACCACCCTACAAATAGTCTTCTCCCCGGCGCAAAGCTCGGTCGGGACAAGGTCACTGGTCTGAACCGCCGTCTTGTTTCAAGGAAGAACTGGGTCGACCAGGCTCCTGGAGCGTACTCGTTGGAGCTCGACCCCACAGGTGCTGCTCAGTTCATCCTTGTAGAGCTAAACTCTGGCGTAACATATTGGTCCAGTGGAGTCTGGAACGGCCGGTTCTTCAACTCGATACCGgacatgggtgcttattctgaatTTGTGAACAACAGCAGAGAGGTGTATTTGACAACTCCCTTGCAGGACGTGACAATGGCCATGCATCTTTCGTTGGAAGTCTCTGGTCAGTTGAAGGCGTATGTCTGGTACGAGCAGTTACAGGATTGGGTTACTTCTGCTGTCCAACCAAAATCTCAATGTGATGTCTATGCAATTTGTGGACCTTACACAATTTGCGATGATAACGTAATCCCCTCTTGCAACTGTATGAAGGGCTTCTCCATCAAGTCACTTAAGGATTGGGAGCTAGGAGATCGAACAGGTGGGTGTATAAGAAATAAGCCATTAGATTATTGCAGTAACAACAAGGCAACGGGCTCAAGAGATGGATTCTACAACATACCATGCTTCAGATTGCCCCAGAATGCTCAGAGCACAACAGTTATTGCTAGTGAAGGTGAGTGTGCACAAGCTTGCTTAAGTAATTGCTCCTGCACTGCGTACTCCTTTGGCGACTATGGCTGCTACGTCTGGCATGATGAACTGCTTAATGTCAAACAGCAGCAGTATAGTGACCTTACTAGTACTAAGGTGGAATTCCTAAAGGTTCGCCTTGCTGCAAAAGAGTTGAAtagttgggaaaaccatagaaGGGAAATGTTAGTTTGGGTTGTTACCAGTGCAACTGTGGCTTTGTTTGGACTCGTCCTGCTACTGATAATTTGGAGGAACCGAAAAATCCAGTATTTTCGCAAATTTAACGGTGTTCAGGGTGGCAATGGGATTGTTGCATTTAGATACATAGACTTGAAGCATGCAACTAAAAGTTTCTCAATCAAGCTAGGGAGCGGTGGTTTTGGCTCTGTTTACAAGGGTTTTTTAGCTGACTCAACTGCCATAGCAGTGAAAATGCTTGACGGTTTTCGTCAAGGAGAGAAACAATTCAGGGCTGAAGTGAGCTCAATCGGAATCATCCACCATGTTAATTTGGTGAAACTGATTGGTTTCTGTTGTGAGGGAAATAAGAGATTGCTAGTTTACGAGTACTTGCCATATCATTCTCTTGATGTTCATGTATTTCAGAGAAGTGTTACATTTCTGAATTGGAAAACTAGGTACCAAGTGGCCCTAGGAGTTGCTAGAGGACTGGCATACTTGCATGAGAGCTGCCGGGAATGTATCATACACTGTGATATTAAACCACAAAACATACTTCTTGATGCATCATTCACTCCTAAAATTGCAGACTTTGGAATGGCAAAGTTCATGCAAAGGGATTCTAGCCGAGCCTTGACAACGATGAGAGGAACTATAGGTTATCTTGCACCTGAATGGCTTAGTGGAGTGGCTATTACAACAAAAATTGATGTTTATAGCTATGGGATGGTGTTGTTGGAAATTATATCAGGAAGGAGAAACACATCCGAACAATGCACTAGTTGTGCTGACAATGATGTTTATTTTCCTCTGCAAGTCGCAAATAATCTTCTCAAGGGCGATGTGCAGGTTTTGGTAGATCCTAAGTTGTGTGGAGATTTCAGTTTGGAAGAGGTTGAACGAGTTTGCAAAATTGCTTGTTGGTGCATCCAAGATAAGGACTCTGATCGACCGGCAATGGGTGAGGTTGTTCAGTTTTTAGACGGTCTACGTGAGGTCGATGTTCCTCCACTCCCAAAAATACTCCAAGCTGTTGCTGGAAGCCCACCATTATTAAACAATATGTAA